A window of Ranitomeya variabilis isolate aRanVar5 chromosome 2, aRanVar5.hap1, whole genome shotgun sequence contains these coding sequences:
- the PDE6D gene encoding retinal rod rhodopsin-sensitive cGMP 3',5'-cyclic phosphodiesterase subunit delta isoform X2, with product MSNNERAKKIMEGFKLNSMILRDGETGKTMWQGAEDLSFPGVEHEARVPKKILKCKSVSREINFASEEEMENFRLEQKVYFKGQCLEEWSFEFGFVMPNSVNTWQSMIEAAPESQMMPANVLTGNVIIETKFYDAELLVSTSRVRLFYV from the exons AAATTCAATGATTCTCCGGGATGGTGAAACAGGGAAGACGATGTGGCAGGGAGCAGAAGATTTGTCATTTCCAGGAGTTGAACATGAAG CTCGGGTGCCCAAGAAAATCTTGAAATGTAAATCTGTGTCCAGAGAGATAAACTTTGCATCTGAAGAAGAGATGGAGAATTTTAGACTAGAACAGAAAGTCTACTTTAAGGGGCAGTGTTTAGAAG aatggtctTTTGAGTTTGGTTTTGTAATGCCCAATTCTGTGAACACCTGGCAGTCCATGATAGAAGCAGCACCAGAGTCTCAAATGATGCCCGCTAATGTTTTAAC TGGCAATGTAATCATAGAAACCAAGTTCTACGATGCTGAACTTCTTGTCAGTACATCCAGAGTCCGGCTCTTCTACGTTTGA
- the PDE6D gene encoding retinal rod rhodopsin-sensitive cGMP 3',5'-cyclic phosphodiesterase subunit delta isoform X1: MVNLENWNCITAMEKRSLQVVFLNPIRNSMILRDGETGKTMWQGAEDLSFPGVEHEARVPKKILKCKSVSREINFASEEEMENFRLEQKVYFKGQCLEEWSFEFGFVMPNSVNTWQSMIEAAPESQMMPANVLTGNVIIETKFYDAELLVSTSRVRLFYV; the protein is encoded by the exons atcactgcaggttgtattcCTTAATCCTATTAGAAATTCAATGATTCTCCGGGATGGTGAAACAGGGAAGACGATGTGGCAGGGAGCAGAAGATTTGTCATTTCCAGGAGTTGAACATGAAG CTCGGGTGCCCAAGAAAATCTTGAAATGTAAATCTGTGTCCAGAGAGATAAACTTTGCATCTGAAGAAGAGATGGAGAATTTTAGACTAGAACAGAAAGTCTACTTTAAGGGGCAGTGTTTAGAAG aatggtctTTTGAGTTTGGTTTTGTAATGCCCAATTCTGTGAACACCTGGCAGTCCATGATAGAAGCAGCACCAGAGTCTCAAATGATGCCCGCTAATGTTTTAAC TGGCAATGTAATCATAGAAACCAAGTTCTACGATGCTGAACTTCTTGTCAGTACATCCAGAGTCCGGCTCTTCTACGTTTGA